A region of Burkholderiales bacterium JOSHI_001 DNA encodes the following proteins:
- a CDS encoding phosphonate ABC transporter, periplasmic phosphonate binding protein (TIGRFAM: phosphate/phosphite/phosphonate ABC transporters, periplasmic binding protein; phosphonate ABC transporter, periplasmic phosphonate binding protein), which yields MRLFHVIVPAALALAATLAQAQEISFGIISTDAASAQRDRWEPFFRDMEKKTGLKVKSFYAPDYAGVIEAMRFNKVQVAWYGNKAAMEAVDRAEGEIFAQVMYADGTYGYHGLLITHKDSPYKTLDDVFKNSKQINFGIGDPNSTSGYLVPTYYLFAKNKVDHRSAFKTIRNASHGANLQAVLARQVDVATNNTEDVGKLEATKPELASQVRVLWKSPLIPSDPFVWRKDLDPAVKARLKGFVLGYAKTDPDEKAILKNIYSYGGFRDSSNDQLIPIRQLELAKERAKVEADDKLDAAARSKALADLDARLSALKL from the coding sequence ATGCGACTTTTCCATGTCATTGTCCCGGCCGCCCTGGCCCTGGCCGCCACGCTGGCCCAGGCCCAGGAGATCAGCTTCGGCATCATCTCAACCGACGCCGCCAGTGCCCAGCGCGACCGCTGGGAACCCTTCTTCCGCGACATGGAAAAGAAGACCGGCCTGAAGGTGAAGAGCTTCTATGCGCCCGACTATGCGGGCGTGATCGAGGCCATGCGCTTCAACAAGGTGCAGGTGGCCTGGTACGGCAACAAGGCGGCGATGGAGGCGGTGGACCGCGCCGAGGGCGAAATCTTCGCCCAGGTGATGTATGCCGACGGCACCTATGGCTACCACGGCCTGCTGATCACGCACAAGGACAGCCCGTACAAGACGCTGGACGACGTGTTCAAGAACAGCAAGCAGATCAACTTCGGCATCGGTGACCCCAACTCCACCTCGGGCTATCTGGTGCCCACCTACTACCTGTTCGCGAAGAACAAGGTGGACCACCGCAGCGCTTTCAAGACCATCCGCAACGCCAGCCACGGCGCCAACCTGCAGGCTGTGCTGGCACGCCAGGTGGACGTGGCCACCAACAACACCGAAGACGTGGGCAAGCTGGAAGCCACCAAGCCTGAACTGGCCAGCCAGGTGCGGGTGCTGTGGAAGAGCCCGCTGATCCCCAGTGACCCCTTCGTCTGGCGCAAGGACCTGGACCCGGCGGTGAAGGCCAGGCTCAAGGGCTTCGTGCTGGGCTATGCCAAGACCGACCCGGACGAGAAGGCCATCCTGAAGAACATCTACAGCTACGGCGGTTTCCGCGACAGCAGCAACGATCAGCTCATTCCCATCCGCCAGCTGGAACTGGCCAAGGAACGCGCCAAGGTGGAGGCCGACGACAAGCTGGACGCTGCGGCACGTTCCAAGGCGCTCGCCGACCTGGACGCCAGGCTGTCGGCGCTGAAGCTGTGA
- a CDS encoding phosphonate ABC transporter, permease protein PhnE (PFAM: Binding-protein-dependent transport system inner membrane component~TIGRFAM: phosphonate ABC transporter, permease protein PhnE), translating to MTAAAASAASLQRVHEQALAQRPGWARYAAWAALVLVLGWSWQGAEMRPLDLLGNARNIGTYARDFFPPDFRDWRLYAHEMVVTLHIAVWGTVMAVLAAAPLGLLSASNIAPAWLHQPVRRLMDACRAINEMVFAMLFIVAVGLGPFAGVLALAVHTTGTLAKLFSEAVEAIDPRPVEGLRATGAHKLVEVLYGVVPQVMPLWLSFALYRFESNVRSASVVGMVGAGGIGVVLYEAIRGFQYAQTCAVLLMLVATVSLIDLGSAWLRRRFI from the coding sequence GTGACCGCTGCCGCCGCCAGCGCGGCGTCGCTTCAGCGCGTGCACGAACAGGCGCTGGCGCAGCGCCCGGGCTGGGCCCGCTACGCGGCCTGGGCCGCCTTGGTGCTTGTGCTGGGCTGGTCCTGGCAGGGCGCGGAGATGCGTCCGTTGGACCTGCTGGGCAACGCCCGCAACATCGGCACCTACGCGCGCGACTTCTTCCCGCCCGACTTCCGCGACTGGCGCTTGTATGCCCACGAGATGGTGGTGACCCTGCACATCGCCGTCTGGGGCACGGTGATGGCGGTGCTGGCGGCGGCGCCGCTGGGCCTGCTCAGCGCCAGCAACATCGCCCCGGCCTGGCTGCACCAGCCGGTGCGCCGGTTGATGGACGCCTGCCGCGCCATCAACGAGATGGTGTTCGCCATGCTGTTCATCGTGGCGGTGGGGCTGGGGCCCTTCGCCGGCGTGCTGGCCCTGGCGGTGCACACCACCGGCACGCTCGCCAAGCTGTTCTCCGAGGCCGTGGAGGCCATCGACCCGCGGCCGGTGGAAGGCCTTCGCGCCACCGGCGCCCACAAGCTGGTGGAGGTGCTCTACGGCGTGGTGCCGCAGGTCATGCCGCTGTGGCTGAGCTTCGCGCTCTACCGTTTTGAATCGAACGTGCGTTCGGCTTCGGTGGTGGGCATGGTGGGCGCGGGGGGCATCGGCGTGGTGCTGTACGAAGCCATCCGGGGCTTCCAGTACGCGCAGACCTGCGCCGTGCTGCTGATGCTGGTGGCCACCGTGTCGTTGATCGACCTGGGCTCGGCCTGGCTGCGCCGGCGCTTCATCTGA
- a CDS encoding polyphosphate kinase 2, PA0141 family (PFAM: Polyphosphate kinase 2 (PPK2)~TIGRFAM: polyphosphate kinase 2, PA0141 family), giving the protein MPPTDDHAELMARIRRDLIDGFDEEMEMEIEDRSVDEALSGLDLAANAEGERRERLAYFKHLFQLQRELVKLQDWVAHTGQKVVILFEGRDAAGKGGAIKRITQRLNPRVCRVVALPAPNDRERTQWYFQRYAPHLPAAGEMVLFDRSWYNRAGVERVMGFCNDDEVEEFFRSVPEFERMLVRSGIKLLKYWFSITDDEQHLRFLGRIHDPMKQWKLSPMDLESRRRWEDYTKAKEAMLERTHIPEAPWWVVQAVDKKRARLNCIQHLLDQFSYQETQRPDIQLPPRERHADYVRQPVPARMFVPERF; this is encoded by the coding sequence ATGCCACCGACCGACGACCATGCCGAACTGATGGCGCGCATCCGCCGCGACCTGATCGACGGCTTCGATGAAGAGATGGAGATGGAGATCGAGGACCGCTCGGTCGACGAAGCCCTGTCGGGCCTGGACCTGGCCGCCAATGCCGAGGGCGAGCGCCGTGAGCGCCTGGCCTACTTCAAGCACCTGTTCCAACTGCAGCGCGAACTGGTGAAGCTGCAGGACTGGGTGGCCCACACCGGCCAGAAGGTGGTGATCCTGTTCGAGGGCCGCGACGCCGCCGGCAAGGGCGGCGCCATCAAGCGCATCACCCAGCGGCTGAACCCGCGCGTGTGCCGGGTGGTGGCCCTGCCCGCGCCCAACGACCGCGAGCGCACCCAGTGGTACTTCCAGCGCTATGCGCCGCACCTGCCGGCCGCCGGCGAGATGGTGCTGTTTGACCGCAGTTGGTACAACCGCGCCGGGGTGGAACGGGTGATGGGCTTCTGCAACGACGACGAGGTGGAAGAGTTCTTCCGCTCGGTGCCCGAATTCGAACGCATGTTGGTGCGATCGGGCATCAAGCTCCTGAAGTACTGGTTCTCGATCACCGACGACGAACAGCACCTGCGTTTCCTGGGCCGCATCCACGACCCGATGAAGCAGTGGAAGCTGAGCCCCATGGACCTGGAAAGCCGCCGCCGCTGGGAGGACTACACCAAGGCCAAGGAAGCGATGCTGGAACGCACCCACATCCCGGAAGCCCCGTGGTGGGTGGTGCAGGCGGTGGACAAGAAGCGCGCGCGACTGAACTGCATCCAGCACCTGCTGGATCAATTCAGCTACCAGGAGACGCAGCGCCCCGACATTCAGTTGCCGCCTCGAGAGCGCCATGCCGACTACGTGCGCCAGCCGGTGCCGGCCAGGATGTTCGTGCCCGAGCGCTTCTAG
- a CDS encoding FAD dependent oxidoreductase TIGR03364 (PFAM: FAD dependent oxidoreductase~TIGRFAM: FAD dependent oxidoreductase TIGR03364), with amino-acid sequence MNEQRPFDVVVVGAGIVGLAHAWTAARRGLSVAVVERDQRCVGASIRNFGFVTVTGQRAGDTWRRARRSREVWAELAPQAGIDVLHPGLWVLARRPEAQSVLEAFARTEMGAECRLHTAAAAADRAPALHTDGASAALYSPHELRVESRDALPQLAQWLRREHGVHFFHGEAVLAVAPPRVHTANRTLRGERVLLCPGTDLTGVAAAWLAPFNLKLTRLQMLRVRPEAGFRLGSAVMGDLSLVRYAGYANLPEAAALRAQLEHDVPACLAHGIHLIAVQSADGSLVVGDSHHDDATPEPFASEAVDRLILQQLRETVDLERCEVLERWTGVYPVGHQADALVVAPDAALRVVLVTSGTGASTAFGLAEDVFDAW; translated from the coding sequence ATGAACGAGCAGCGGCCCTTTGACGTGGTGGTGGTGGGCGCCGGCATCGTCGGCCTGGCCCATGCCTGGACCGCTGCGCGGCGCGGGCTGAGCGTGGCGGTGGTGGAACGCGACCAGCGCTGCGTGGGCGCGTCCATCCGCAACTTCGGCTTTGTCACCGTCACCGGCCAGCGGGCGGGCGACACCTGGCGCCGCGCCCGGCGGTCGCGCGAGGTGTGGGCCGAACTGGCGCCGCAGGCCGGCATCGACGTGCTGCACCCCGGCCTGTGGGTGCTGGCGCGCCGGCCCGAGGCGCAGTCGGTGCTGGAAGCCTTTGCCCGCACCGAGATGGGCGCCGAGTGCCGCCTGCACACGGCGGCGGCCGCGGCCGACCGCGCGCCGGCCTTGCACACCGACGGGGCCAGCGCCGCGCTGTATTCGCCGCACGAACTGCGGGTGGAGTCGCGCGACGCGCTGCCGCAACTGGCGCAATGGCTGCGGCGTGAACACGGCGTGCACTTCTTCCATGGCGAAGCGGTGCTCGCGGTGGCACCGCCGCGGGTGCACACCGCCAACCGCACGCTGCGCGGTGAACGCGTGCTGCTGTGCCCCGGCACCGACCTCACCGGGGTGGCCGCGGCCTGGCTGGCGCCCTTCAACTTGAAGCTGACGCGGCTGCAGATGCTGCGTGTGCGGCCCGAGGCGGGCTTTCGCCTCGGCAGCGCGGTGATGGGCGACCTGAGCCTGGTGCGCTACGCCGGCTATGCCAACCTGCCCGAGGCGGCGGCGCTGCGGGCCCAGCTGGAACACGATGTGCCGGCCTGCCTGGCACATGGCATCCACCTGATCGCGGTGCAGAGCGCCGATGGCAGCCTGGTGGTGGGCGACTCTCACCACGACGACGCCACGCCGGAGCCTTTTGCCAGCGAGGCGGTGGACCGGCTCATCCTGCAGCAGCTGCGCGAGACCGTCGACCTGGAACGCTGCGAGGTGCTGGAGCGCTGGACCGGGGTGTACCCGGTGGGCCACCAGGCCGATGCGCTGGTGGTGGCGCCGGATGCCGCGCTGCGTGTGGTGCTGGTCACCAGCGGCACCGGGGCCAGCACCGCGTTCGGGCTGGCCGAGGACGTTTTCGATGCCTGGTGA
- a CDS encoding putative HD phosphohydrolase (TIGRFAM: phosphonate degradation operons associated HDIG domain protein) yields MQTPQTATDIAQLYELRGGLSYEGEGISQLQHAWQCGQLAASAGADAALQLAAWLHDLGHLMTGLAGSPTLDGVDDRHEVLAARALAPLFGPAVSQPVALHVQAKRYLVGSRPDYQRGLSPDSLRSLALQGGAMGAAECEHFLATAFSQAALRLRVWDDQGKRSDWQPASTGAALAQLKALMAFCSLGPPQNQHLLRPRAQ; encoded by the coding sequence ATGCAGACGCCACAGACGGCCACCGACATCGCCCAACTCTACGAACTGCGCGGCGGCCTGAGCTACGAAGGCGAAGGCATCAGCCAGCTTCAGCACGCCTGGCAGTGTGGCCAGTTGGCGGCGTCAGCGGGCGCGGACGCGGCGCTGCAACTGGCGGCCTGGTTGCATGACCTGGGCCACCTGATGACCGGGCTGGCGGGTTCGCCCACGCTGGACGGCGTCGACGACCGTCACGAAGTGCTGGCGGCGCGGGCGCTGGCGCCGCTGTTCGGCCCCGCGGTCAGCCAGCCTGTGGCCTTGCACGTGCAGGCCAAACGCTACCTGGTCGGCAGCCGGCCGGACTACCAGCGCGGTCTGTCGCCGGACTCGCTGCGGAGCCTGGCGCTGCAAGGTGGCGCAATGGGTGCTGCCGAGTGCGAGCACTTCTTGGCCACTGCGTTCAGCCAGGCGGCGCTGCGGCTGCGCGTGTGGGACGACCAGGGCAAGCGCAGCGACTGGCAGCCCGCCAGCACCGGCGCGGCATTGGCGCAGCTGAAGGCACTGATGGCGTTTTGCAGCCTGGGCCCGCCCCAGAACCAGCACCTCCTGCGCCCACGGGCGCAATGA
- a CDS encoding phosphodiesterase/alkaline phosphatase D (PFAM: PhoD-like phosphatase): protein MSKLVLPTRRGLLQAAGATVASTALPGWSLAQGAPAVIASDADRPQALQGLQFGDPTADAVMVWSRADRPARMIVEWSLDEQMRNAQRIVGPFALEASDFTARQDLAGLPAGREVFVRVSFAGLDNARSLSAPLLGRFTTPQTAREGHHGRHGRTDLRFQWGGDTAGQGWGINTAFGGMKIYEAMRLREPQFFIHSGDNIYADGPIRESVVAENGQLWTNIVTPEVAKVAETQDEFRGRYRYNLLDENLRRFNAQVPQIWQWDDHEVSNNWNDAKDLSADARYTEKNVPLLTARGARAFMEYAPMRPFDARESQRVYRRFSYGPLLEVFVLDMRSYRGPNTDNLQTQPGADTAFLGAEQLDWLKAGLAHSRATWKVVAADMPIGLNVGDGRDSAGNARWEAVANGEPGAPKGRELEFAELFSFLKRQRVRNVVWLTADVHYCAAHFYDPTQAAFKDFDGFWEFVSGPLNAGSFGPNALDATFGPQVVFFKAPPAGQVNLSPYAGLQFFGEVNIDARSAELTVDLRDLGGESVFSKTLVPRG, encoded by the coding sequence ATGAGCAAGCTTGTCCTGCCCACCCGCCGTGGCCTGCTGCAGGCCGCCGGCGCCACCGTGGCCAGCACCGCCCTGCCGGGCTGGAGCCTGGCGCAAGGTGCACCCGCCGTCATCGCGTCGGACGCCGATCGGCCGCAGGCCTTGCAAGGCCTGCAGTTCGGCGACCCCACCGCCGACGCCGTGATGGTGTGGAGCCGCGCCGACCGGCCTGCGCGCATGATCGTCGAGTGGTCTCTGGACGAGCAGATGCGCAACGCCCAACGCATCGTCGGCCCCTTCGCGCTGGAAGCCAGCGACTTCACCGCCCGGCAAGACCTGGCGGGCCTGCCGGCCGGCCGCGAGGTGTTCGTGCGCGTCAGTTTCGCCGGACTGGACAACGCGCGCAGCCTCAGCGCCCCGCTGCTGGGCCGATTCACCACCCCGCAGACCGCGCGCGAAGGCCATCACGGCCGCCACGGGCGCACCGATCTGCGCTTCCAGTGGGGCGGCGACACCGCCGGCCAGGGCTGGGGCATCAACACCGCCTTCGGCGGCATGAAGATCTACGAAGCCATGCGCCTGCGCGAGCCGCAGTTCTTCATCCACAGCGGCGACAACATCTACGCAGACGGCCCGATCCGCGAGTCGGTGGTGGCCGAAAACGGCCAGCTGTGGACCAACATCGTCACGCCCGAAGTGGCCAAGGTGGCCGAGACGCAGGATGAATTCCGCGGTCGCTACCGCTACAACCTGCTGGACGAGAACCTGCGCCGCTTCAACGCACAGGTGCCGCAGATCTGGCAGTGGGACGACCACGAAGTCAGCAACAACTGGAACGACGCCAAGGACCTGTCGGCCGACGCCCGCTACACCGAGAAGAACGTGCCGCTGCTCACCGCCCGCGGCGCGCGCGCCTTCATGGAATACGCACCGATGCGGCCCTTCGACGCCCGGGAGTCACAGCGGGTGTACCGCCGCTTCTCCTACGGCCCCTTGCTGGAGGTGTTCGTGCTGGACATGCGCAGCTACCGCGGCCCCAACACCGACAACCTGCAGACGCAGCCCGGCGCCGATACCGCCTTCCTGGGCGCCGAACAACTGGACTGGCTGAAGGCCGGCCTGGCGCACAGCCGCGCCACCTGGAAAGTGGTGGCCGCCGACATGCCCATCGGCCTGAACGTGGGCGACGGCCGCGACAGCGCCGGCAACGCGCGCTGGGAAGCGGTGGCCAATGGCGAGCCGGGCGCGCCCAAGGGCCGCGAGCTGGAATTCGCCGAACTGTTCAGCTTCCTGAAGCGCCAGCGCGTGCGCAACGTGGTGTGGCTGACCGCCGACGTGCACTACTGCGCGGCGCACTTCTACGACCCGACCCAGGCCGCCTTCAAGGATTTCGACGGCTTCTGGGAATTCGTCTCCGGCCCGCTGAACGCCGGCAGCTTCGGCCCCAACGCGCTGGACGCCACCTTCGGCCCGCAGGTGGTGTTCTTCAAGGCCCCGCCGGCCGGTCAAGTGAACCTGTCGCCCTACGCCGGGCTGCAGTTCTTCGGCGAAGTGAACATCGACGCCCGCAGCGCCGAACTGACGGTAGACCTGCGCGACCTGGGCGGCGAGTCGGTGTTCAGCAAGACCCTGGTGCCACGCGGCTAA
- a CDS encoding phosphonate ABC transporter, ATP-binding protein (PFAM: ABC transporter~TIGRFAM: phosphonate ABC transporter, ATP-binding protein) has translation MTARHDPLVRVSQLSKSFSGVPALHAVNLDIRPGERVALLGASGSGKSTLLRCLCGLETADRGDSRVQVFGQVLQAEGRLGPDIRALRRDIGIVFQQFNLVGRLSVMSNVLAGLSAELPLWRSLLGRFNDQERARALDALDAVGLAPQAFQRASTLSGGQQQRAAIARALVQGARLLLADEPVASLDPESTRRVMEQLCTLASSDGMTLVVSLHHVELARAYCDRVVALRQGRLVFDGPTSALTPEFLQVLYGTQADELLQDLPAATQRPAAAAIPAPRRTLQRSPRHARSQPAPRGWPWSSLGSGTQFTLF, from the coding sequence ATGACTGCCCGTCACGACCCCTTGGTGCGCGTCTCGCAGCTCAGCAAGAGCTTCTCGGGCGTGCCTGCCCTTCACGCGGTGAACCTGGACATCCGGCCCGGCGAGCGGGTGGCGCTGCTGGGGGCCTCGGGTTCAGGCAAGTCCACCTTGTTGCGCTGCCTGTGCGGCCTGGAGACGGCCGACCGGGGCGACAGCCGGGTGCAGGTGTTCGGCCAGGTGCTGCAGGCCGAAGGTCGCCTGGGCCCGGACATCCGCGCGCTGCGGCGCGACATCGGCATCGTGTTCCAGCAGTTCAACCTGGTGGGGCGCCTGTCGGTGATGAGCAATGTGCTGGCCGGCTTGAGTGCCGAGTTGCCTTTGTGGCGCAGCCTGCTGGGCCGCTTCAACGACCAGGAACGCGCCCGTGCCCTGGACGCGCTGGATGCCGTCGGCCTGGCGCCGCAGGCCTTCCAGCGCGCCAGCACCCTGTCGGGCGGGCAGCAGCAGCGCGCCGCCATCGCGCGGGCGCTGGTGCAGGGCGCCCGCTTGCTGCTGGCCGACGAACCGGTGGCTTCGCTGGACCCCGAGTCCACGCGCCGGGTGATGGAGCAACTGTGCACCCTGGCCAGCTCGGACGGCATGACGCTGGTGGTCAGCCTGCACCACGTGGAACTGGCGCGCGCCTACTGCGACCGGGTGGTGGCGCTGCGGCAGGGGCGGCTGGTGTTTGACGGGCCCACCTCGGCCCTGACACCGGAGTTCCTGCAGGTGCTGTATGGCACCCAGGCCGACGAACTGTTGCAGGACCTGCCCGCCGCAACCCAGCGCCCGGCCGCAGCGGCCATTCCGGCCCCGCGGCGAACGCTGCAGCGTTCGCCGCGCCATGCCCGGTCGCAGCCAGCCCCGCGGGGCTGGCCTTGGAGCAGCCTGGGCAGCGGGACGCAGTTCACCCTTTTTTGA
- a CDS encoding Transmembrane exosortase (Exosortase_EpsH) (PFAM: Transmembrane exosortase (Exosortase_EpsH)) yields the protein MTAAAPAQAAVRPARWGLRVLAFLVLFLALQAGYSSGRGGALERLVIDQATVRTAAALIDTLSPELQVRADGPRLRASGGGLNVLNGCEGTDVAFLLVAAMVVAPLSWRRRGAGLALGLPLVFALNQLRVLALFYAFRSDRTWFDLLHGAVGPLLLVLAVGLFFIVWLNRGVARVVPPGMLRALP from the coding sequence ATGACGGCTGCTGCGCCGGCCCAAGCCGCAGTGCGGCCCGCACGCTGGGGCCTTCGTGTGCTGGCCTTTCTGGTCCTGTTCCTGGCTCTGCAGGCCGGCTACAGCAGCGGACGCGGCGGGGCCCTTGAGCGCCTGGTCATCGACCAGGCCACGGTGCGCACGGCCGCGGCGCTGATCGACACCCTGTCGCCGGAACTGCAGGTGCGCGCCGACGGCCCGCGCCTGCGCGCCAGCGGCGGTGGGCTGAACGTGCTGAACGGTTGCGAAGGCACCGACGTGGCCTTCCTGCTGGTGGCGGCCATGGTGGTGGCACCGCTGTCCTGGCGCCGTCGCGGGGCCGGGCTGGCGCTGGGGCTGCCGCTGGTCTTCGCGCTGAACCAGTTGCGGGTGCTGGCCTTGTTCTATGCCTTCCGCAGCGACCGGACCTGGTTCGACCTGCTGCACGGTGCGGTGGGGCCGCTGCTGCTGGTGCTGGCGGTAGGGCTGTTCTTCATCGTCTGGCTGAACCGGGGTGTGGCCCGCGTTGTGCCGCCGGGCATGCTGCGGGCCTTGCCTTGA
- a CDS encoding phosphonoacetaldehyde hydrolase (PFAM: haloacid dehalogenase-like hydrolase~TIGRFAM: phosphonoacetaldehyde hydrolase), whose amino-acid sequence MPGEHPMEPAPAPTLTAVVFDWAGTLIDFGSHAPMGAFVKLFQRHGVALSVEQARVPMGLPKWDHIRALGRMPAVAVAWGERHGRPFDDHDVDRLYEEFTPMNVEAVREHAALVPGALSTIEALRQRGLRIGTTTGYNRPIMDAVLPLVKAQGFVPDNLVCAGDVPQNRPSPLGMYRCFLDLQVWPAHTVVKLDDTVPGLMEGRHAGCWTVAVAASGNAMGLRLDDWEALPPAQRQERLAQAEQMLAFARPDFVIPSVAQLMPVIALIEERLRRGQRPAP is encoded by the coding sequence ATGCCTGGTGAACACCCGATGGAACCCGCCCCTGCGCCCACCCTGACGGCCGTGGTCTTCGACTGGGCCGGCACCTTGATCGACTTCGGCAGCCACGCCCCCATGGGCGCCTTCGTGAAGCTGTTCCAGCGCCATGGCGTGGCGCTCAGCGTCGAGCAGGCCCGGGTGCCCATGGGCCTGCCCAAGTGGGACCACATCCGGGCCCTGGGCCGCATGCCGGCCGTTGCCGTAGCCTGGGGCGAACGGCATGGCCGGCCTTTCGACGACCATGACGTGGATCGGCTCTACGAAGAATTCACGCCCATGAACGTCGAAGCGGTGCGCGAGCACGCCGCGCTGGTCCCGGGCGCCCTGTCCACCATCGAGGCCCTGCGCCAGCGCGGGCTGCGCATCGGCACCACCACCGGCTACAACCGCCCCATCATGGATGCGGTGCTGCCGCTGGTGAAGGCGCAGGGCTTCGTGCCCGACAACCTGGTCTGCGCAGGCGATGTGCCGCAGAACCGGCCCAGTCCGCTGGGCATGTACCGCTGCTTCCTGGACCTGCAGGTGTGGCCGGCCCACACGGTGGTGAAGTTGGACGACACCGTGCCCGGGCTGATGGAAGGCCGCCACGCCGGTTGCTGGACCGTGGCCGTGGCCGCCAGCGGCAACGCCATGGGGCTCAGGCTGGACGACTGGGAAGCGCTGCCGCCGGCCCAGCGCCAGGAGCGCCTGGCACAGGCCGAACAGATGCTGGCCTTCGCGCGCCCCGACTTCGTCATTCCCAGCGTGGCGCAGCTGATGCCGGTGATCGCGCTGATCGAAGAGCGGCTGCGTCGGGGGCAACGCCCGGCCCCCTGA
- a CDS encoding alcohol dehydrogenase, class IV (PFAM: Iron-containing alcohol dehydrogenase~TIGRFAM: phosphonate metabolism-associated iron-containing alcohol dehydrogenase), producing MAAMVGDFNWRLPVDVSFGTGAAERVAAALGPGLAVLLTLDGPAGQALAGRFEAALGPRLLATLPVSGGLGSMGQARALCAELWPLLARERGAVLLAVGGGTVMDLAKVARCRPLDGEFDSLRAALRGQAPWPVQHLHRLWLVPTTAGTGSEVTRWATVWDTEQRPCVKRSLDEAFGWAERAFIDPELSLSCPRAVLRDSALDALSHALESMWNRHANPVSGALAQDAARRVLQALPAALNQPRVLAHRTELSLAALQAGLAFSQTRTALAHALSYPVTLEQGLPHGLAVALWLPAVWRLAVGHDPAVDRQLAAVFGGTAAAGAEQLERWLQSVGVDTRLELHGIHDGAHRIEAALNSPRGKNFIAAGQHERHERAAAL from the coding sequence ATGGCCGCCATGGTCGGGGACTTCAACTGGCGCCTGCCGGTGGATGTGAGCTTCGGCACCGGTGCGGCCGAGCGCGTGGCCGCGGCCCTGGGCCCGGGCCTGGCTGTCTTGCTCACCCTGGACGGCCCGGCCGGGCAGGCGCTGGCGGGCCGCTTTGAAGCAGCGCTGGGTCCGCGCCTGCTCGCCACGCTGCCGGTGAGCGGCGGCCTGGGCAGCATGGGCCAGGCCCGCGCCCTGTGCGCCGAGTTGTGGCCACTGCTGGCGCGTGAGCGTGGTGCGGTGTTGCTGGCCGTGGGTGGGGGCACCGTGATGGACCTGGCTAAGGTGGCGCGCTGCCGGCCGCTCGACGGTGAATTCGACAGCCTGCGCGCCGCGCTGCGTGGTCAGGCGCCCTGGCCGGTGCAGCACCTGCACCGCTTGTGGCTGGTGCCCACCACGGCCGGCACCGGCAGCGAGGTGACACGCTGGGCCACGGTCTGGGACACCGAGCAGCGGCCCTGCGTGAAGCGTTCGCTGGACGAAGCCTTCGGCTGGGCCGAGCGCGCCTTTATCGACCCGGAGCTCAGCCTCAGCTGCCCCCGCGCCGTGCTGCGTGACAGCGCGCTGGACGCGCTGTCGCACGCGCTGGAATCGATGTGGAACCGCCACGCCAACCCGGTGTCCGGGGCCCTGGCCCAGGACGCGGCGCGGCGCGTGCTGCAGGCCCTGCCGGCGGCCCTGAACCAGCCGCGGGTGCTGGCGCATCGAACCGAGCTGTCCCTGGCCGCCCTGCAGGCCGGCCTGGCGTTTTCCCAGACGCGCACGGCCCTGGCCCATGCACTGTCCTACCCGGTCACGCTGGAGCAGGGCCTGCCGCATGGGTTGGCCGTGGCGCTGTGGCTGCCGGCCGTGTGGCGGCTGGCGGTCGGCCACGACCCGGCGGTGGACCGGCAACTGGCCGCCGTGTTCGGCGGCACCGCGGCCGCCGGCGCCGAACAGCTGGAACGCTGGTTGCAATCGGTGGGGGTGGACACCCGCCTGGAACTGCACGGCATCCATGACGGCGCTCACCGCATCGAGGCGGCCCTGAACAGCCCGCGCGGCAAGAACTTCATCGCTGCCGGCCAGCACGAGCGACATGAACGAGCAGCGGCCCTTTGA